Part of the Fusarium musae strain F31 chromosome 3, whole genome shotgun sequence genome, GCCCCGAACGCCCCtctctttataaatattgaATCAAGACAATCACTACCTTAACGCCATAATAACAGTTGCAGAGCCCCGCGCACATGGATATCATGCGGTTCTCTAGACCGCTGGTTGTTGTGCTTGGGATTCTTCCGAGTGTTGCAATTGCTTGTTGATCTCATCAGCAGTCCTTGTATCCTCAGCACTGGGCTCAACTTTGAAAGGCTCAGCCTTGAAATGCGGCGAGGGATACCTTTGACGCTCAATTTGCTCCTGAGCCGCAAGGCCAGCCACGGCTTGCGCAACAGCCTCCAAAGGTGTTCCTGCAGCTGGATTACTGGGCGCAGGCTCGGcatgaggagcaggagctgCTATAGCTGAAGCCGATGCTGGCTGAGCAGGAGTAAGGTTCACGTTCGGTGGGGGTGGGGGGTAGTCGCCTGACGTCTCTAACAACCGCGTTTGCAAGTGAACGACATACTCCCGAAGCGCGTAATGTTCCGCCTGCATTGCCTTGAAAGACTGTTCCATCTCCGTGAAATCGCGTACCTGCTGCTCCAGCTTTTTTATGTAGCCTTCCTTTCGTTGTCGGAATGCTCTCTGTTGATGAATCGTTAGCCCAGGAGCTCAATTGTAAGATGATGCGATGGCGCCAGTCAACGAGTCATCATCAGGTGACTTACTTGTGCAGCTCGGTTCTGTGCTGCGCGCTTGGATTGGGATAGCTCCCGCTTTGCTTTGCGACCGTCTCCCATATGATCGTCTGCCGACAAAGGCGCTGGGGGCGCTGGAGCAAGTGCAGCGCTTGACGGGCCAGCAGATGCGCCTGGACTATGTCCAGATGGAGGAGCAATGGGCATCATGCTTCCTGTCGGTGCGTGGTTGGCTCGCGCGCGAAGATCAGGATGAATGTGAGCTTCAACTTCGCTTTTCGTGGCTAGAACTCGATGTTGGTCTTGGGGACTGGACAAGTGATCGAAGCCATTCGCCGGCCGCGCAGGAGCGGGCTGTAGAGGTCGAGATTCACGAGGTCCAGGGGGAGTGGGTGAGGATGAGCCTGTCGCGTCGTGGCTCTTCAGGAGCTCGAGCTGTGCGCGCAAATGCTGCTCTATGTGGAGGGGTCGGTGTTAGCCAATGCACCCAGCATCTACGTCAACAGTAATTGAACCAGACGCGAAGCCGAGGTGGTTGAAACGAATATCGGATCCAACTGTTGAGGACAAGAACCTCTAAGTGTATTGTATATGGGATTGCGCAAATGACGCGACAAGGATGCCATTCAAATAGTAGACAGATGCAAGGAGCTCTATGGAAGTCGCGATGGACCAAGGCCCAAGTGAGGCGTAGTATAGTGTAGATATTAGACAGAGCTGTAGGTCCAAATCAAGAACCAAGACGCGCTCAGACAAGGAAATAGGCAAAGCAAAAcaggaaaggaaaagagagaagaagagttgTCTTGACTAACCTTGATTATTGGCGCCGCTGGCTGAGGAGTTCTGCATGCTTGAGCTCGGGGGAAGGAGAGTCTGACTCAGCATCCAAGTAGCAATGACCCAGGGCGGGCGATGATGATTACTACAACGAGGGGGGGGACCTGACGCTGACTGACGGAGACGAGTGAAGAGAGAGTTCCGGCGGATGGATGACGGATTATGTAACCTGGATCCGGGACCTTCCAAGTGTGACTGTGAGTGGTGATCAAGTCGGAAAATGGCGTGGCTGGGCCGCGGAGCGGCGGgaggcttcttctctccgCTTGCTGGACCAACTAGACGAGTCTAAACCTGGAGGAGCTAGAACGATTTGGCTATCGCTCGCTTGGATTGTTCGCTTCTGTTTTTGGCTTGCTCGTCCCGCGAACTCTGACGGCGGTTGTTACTTACGTAGTACGGTACTGTACGTACGTGTGGACGGAGCTCGGAGCCGTTCCTCGTTCTGCTAGGATCGAATTTATCTTGCTCCCTGAAGCAAGCGTAAGTGCTGACGACGATTTCTGCGGCTGGTGCGGGAAATGCCCCCCAAGAATGTACGCGGGCCGCTGTTATATCCTGTATTAGAAGTCAAGGAGCCCGTTTCAACAGGTAATATTTACTGTGTTCTTAATTTGAAGGGCAGAGAAAGACGCGCAAACTGTACAAAGAAGCCGGTTCAGTTGAGGAGAATTCGGAGTCCGGGCAATAACCAGTCAAAAATCCTGTTCGGCTTTCCTTCTTCTACTTCTTTCCCTTCTACCCCGACACTGGTAGTTCTGAACTTTCTGATACTGGCCGCGATGGGAATAAACGACGGGGTCTAAGCCAAAAGATTGGATGGATTTGCTGACTGATGGGGAGAGGGGAACGTTGTTGCAGCAGAGAAAATATTTGTCAGCGAACCAAACCTGAGCAGAACTGGAAGAGAAGCAAGGAGCTTGGACCACCTCAGGCATCAAATGCATGCACCCGCCCATGCCAGTCATGCACCTTCCTCGTGAGCTTGCGACCCCACTCGCGAGATAAAAGTCCTATTCTGGAAAGTCCTGGCTTTCGAGACTTCGGGGTCCTTCCCATCTGACATTCATGGCGTATAACCACATAATACGACCTCGAATCTTGCGGTAAAATCATGCATAACCACGAGTCGAGCTGAGCTACTTTTGTGCGGTGTAGGGTTGTTTTTTCCAGGCTATTGATTAGTGAAAAACGACGGAGCTTTGTTCGTGATATATAAACACCACAACACCACACAACATTGCCTaagggaggaaataaaactcaggaccttgatcctaggtaataaaaatacttaggtaaacTTAGTCTAAGGTTAGGTAACTATTTACTATGTTTATTTTCACACCctatagctaggtaggtTCGGtggtttcttgctccctgggGACTGCTTATTCCATTCGCTCGATGACTCCTCTTTGGTCTCACTACTTTCATCTCAAACACAGGTCTCTGATGATTTCTCGGGGCTACCTATCGTGAAAGGGCGAAACGTGTATCTGTTTGACAATTCCGCGCCATGTCAGAATATGCTACCTAAGCCTGCTGGGTAGCGACACATTCTTGCCTGCCTGGCCCCCATGAGACTCCAAACATCAGATCGATCTCCTCATGCTGTTAAACAGCCAAGACGCTTAAATTTATCCATCTCAAGAGCTATGTCCAATTATATTGGAGTCACTTCCGACTCTTCCGGCCAGTGTCAAGTTACAAACGATCAAATATACGACTTATCCAGCTTGGTCGAGCTCTCAAGCTCATGGATCGTCCCGCTGTGATATAAAAAGAACCAGCGGATATAATTACCAATGCTCCTTCAACCGTTATAGGTGCTTGTTAACATCCAGCGAGGGTGTGCAGCGTTTGCACTAGCTCGGCTTCATTTCCTGGTCATTGCCATGGACATGTATCACATACTGAGCACTTTTGCGTCTAGGCTGATGAGGCTTGCCTGTCCTAACCTCTGAGTTGGCCTGGGCTAAGTCTCTTCTGGTCGAATACGCAGAATTGCACATTAGTGCACATTGATAGTCCCTGTAAGTTGTGAGATTGTTGAGCCAGAGCTCGGGGACCATCGGTGTATGACAGCACACAGGCAGCTAAGCACTTAGGATCGAATGATCACTCAATTGATAGTGGTTTCGAGAATTTACTTTCATTCCTAGCTTCAGATGGCAGTAAAAGAGACATAACCCTACATATTTGGAGTTTGTTCGGTGTTAGTCGACCTGGATATATGATATGTTAGTGGATACTTATGCCGCGGCCAGTCCCGCTCTATGTCAGAAGTACTCATAATCTGGACCACTTCCGCCACTCATCGATCAATcctttcagcctcatcctccaACCCACCTTCACTTACAACCTCATCCCTCGGTCGCCCTACAATGCGCCCTTCTCATATCTCACATCgtcttccatctctttcCCGTCTAGCTTCGACGATGGCTCAACCGCAATTCTCTGCTGGCACTGATGCTGCGAGCGTCACGCCTGCGCTTAAAGCACTCACTTCCGAGGGTGGACGATGGACACTTACCAAGGATGGTGCTGCCTTAGAGAGACAGTTCAAGTTTAAGACATTTGCAAGAACATGGGTAAGCCATTGAGAGGGTGATACTGAAAATTCACTCAAAATAGTTGAACCACCATGAAGTACGGACGTTGAGGAGTTCCGTCAGAGTTAACTAGTTTTAGGATTTCATGACAGGAGTATCTCTACAATGCAAAATCAAGAACCACCATCCCGAATGGTCCAATGTAAACTTTTCTTCAGCTTGCACGTCAACTATCATGCAGCTAATCACATTCAAGGTTTATAACACAACCTTCGTCCGCTGGACAACCCATAATCCAGCTGGACTCTCGGACAAGGACATAAGCATGGCTGCCGAATGTGATGCTCTCGCAAAACAACTAGGTGAGCTACCTCCGGAGCCGACCGCCCCAGTTGCGGCCGAAACAGAAGACCAGAGCTGTGCTATTCGCGGGTTGGCAGACCGCGCAGCTGGGGCAGCAGGAGACTGCTGTACCCCCAAGAGGAAATAGAGAGGCTACGGCTGATCTGAAATGATGCGAAATGAATTCATCCGGGGC contains:
- a CDS encoding hypothetical protein (EggNog:ENOG41); amino-acid sequence: MQNSSASGANNQEQHLRAQLELLKSHDATGSSSPTPPGPRESRPLQPAPARPANGFDHLSSPQDQHRVLATKSEVEAHIHPDLRARANHAPTGSMMPIAPPSGHSPGASAGPSSAALAPAPPAPLSADDHMGDGRKAKRELSQSKRAAQNRAAQRAFRQRKEGYIKKLEQQVRDFTEMEQSFKAMQAEHYALREYVVHLQTRLLETSGDYPPPPPNVNLTPAQPASASAIAAPAPHAEPAPSNPAAGTPLEAVAQAVAGLAAQEQIERQRYPSPHFKAEPFKVEPSAEDTRTADEINKQLQHSEESQAQQPAV